The proteins below are encoded in one region of Pongo pygmaeus isolate AG05252 chromosome 20, NHGRI_mPonPyg2-v2.0_pri, whole genome shotgun sequence:
- the LILRA2 gene encoding leukocyte immunoglobulin-like receptor subfamily A member 2 isoform X4 yields the protein MTPILTVLICLGLSLGPRIHAQAGILPKPTLWAEPGSVITQGSPVTLRCQGSLQAEEYHLYRENKSASWVRWIQEPGKNGQFPIPSINLEHAGRYRCQYYSHNHSSEYSDPLELVMTGAYSKPTLSALPRPVVTSEGNVTLQCGSQVAFDGFILCVSKKPSLSVQPGPVVAPGESLTLQCGSDVGYDRFVLYKEGERDFLQSPGPQPQAGLSQANFTLGPVSHSHGGQYRCYGAHNLSSEWSAPSDPLDILIAGQIYDRVSLLVQPGPTVASGENVTLLCQSQEWMHTFLLTKEGAAHPLLRLRSQHQAQQNQAEFPMGPATSAHAGTYRCYSSLSSNPYLLSLPSDPLELVVSASLGQQPQDYTVENLIRMGVAGLVLVVLGILLFEAQHSQRSLQDAAGRPEAPSHMAVLGPHLCTPACSGPQHVTQSSSFLIVTLLDVPY from the exons ATGACACCCATCCTCACAGTCCTGATCTGTCTCG GGCTGAGTCTGGGCCCCAGGATCCACGCGCAGGCAG GGATCCTCCCCAAGCCCACCCTCTGGGCTGAGCCAGGCTCTGTGATTACCCAGGGGAGTCCCGTGACCCTCAGGTGTCAGGGGAGCCTTCAGGCTGAGGAGTACCATCTGTATAGGGAAAACAAATCAGCATCCTGGGTTAGATGGATACAAGAGCCTGGGAAGAATGGCCAGTTCCCCATCCCATCCATCAACTTGGAACACGCAGGACGGTATCGCTGTCAGTACTACAGCCACAATCACTCATCAGAGTACAGCGACCCCCTGGAGCTGGTGATGACAG GAGCCTATAGCAAACCCACCCTCTCAGCCCTGCCCAGACCTGTGGTGACCTCAGAAGGGAATGTGACCCTCCAGTGTGGCTCACAGGTGGCATTTGACGGCTTCATTCTGT GTGTTTCTAAGAAGCCATCACTCTCAGTGCAGCCGGGTCCTGTCGTGGCCCCTGGGGAGAGCCTGACCCTCCAGTGTGGCTCTGATGTCGGCTATGACAGATTTGTTCTGTATAAAGAGGGAGAACGTGACTTCCTTCAGAGCCCTGGCCCACAGCCGCAGGCTGGGCTCTCCCAGGCCAACTTCACCCTGGGCCCTGTGAGCCACTCCCACGGGGGCCAGTACAGATGTTACGGTGCACACAACCTCTCCTCCGAGTGGTCGGCCCCCAGTGACCCCCTGGACATCCTGATCGCAG GACAGATCtatgacagagtctccctcttggTGCAGCCGGGCCCCACGGTGGCCTCAGGAGAGAACGTGACCCTGCTGTGTCAGTCACAGGAATGGATGCACACTTTCCTTCTGACCAAGGAGGGGGCAGCCCATCCCCTGCTGCGTCTGCGATCACAGCACCAAGCTCAGCAGAACCAGGCTGAATTCCCCATGGGTCCTGCGACCTCAGCCCACGCGGGGACCTACAGATGCTACAGCTCACTCAGCTCCAACCCGTACCTGCTGTCTCTCCCCAGTGACCCCCTGGAGCTCGTGGTCTCAG CATCCCTAGGCCAACAGCCCCAGGATTACACAGTGGAGAATCTCATCCGCATGGGCGTGGCTGGCTTGGTCCTGGTGGTCCTCGGGATTCTGCTATTTGAGGCTCAGCACAGCCAGAGAAGCCTCCAAGATGCAGCCGGGAG ACCTGAGGCTCCATCCCACATGGCAGTGTTGGGTCCACACCTCTGCACACCTGCGTGCTCTGGTCCACAGCATGTGACACAGTCTTCCTCATTCCTCATTGTCACACTCCTTGATGTCCCTTACTGA
- the LILRA2 gene encoding leukocyte immunoglobulin-like receptor subfamily A member 2 isoform X2, which translates to MTPILTVLICLGLSLGPRIHAQAGILPKPTLWAEPGSVITQGSPVTLRCQGSLQAEEYHLYRENKSASWVRWIQEPGKNGQFPIPSINLEHAGRYRCQYYSHNHSSEYSDPLELVMTGAYSKPTLSALPRPVVTSEGNVTLQCGSQVAFDGFILCKEGEDEHPQRLNSHSHARGWSWAVFFVGPVSPSRRWSYRCYGYDSRSPYVWSLPSDLLELLVPGVSKKPSLSVQPGPVVAPGESLTLQCGSDVGYDRFVLYKEGERDFLQSPGPQPQAGLSQANFTLGPVSHSHGGQYRCYGAHNLSSEWSAPSDPLDILIAGQIYDRVSLLVQPGPTVASGENVTLLCQSQEWMHTFLLTKEGAAHPLLRLRSQHQAQQNQAEFPMGPATSAHAGTYRCYSSLSSNPYLLSLPSDPLELVVSASLGQQPQDYTVENLIRMGVAGLVLVVLGILLFEAQHSQRSLQDAAGR; encoded by the exons ATGACACCCATCCTCACAGTCCTGATCTGTCTCG GGCTGAGTCTGGGCCCCAGGATCCACGCGCAGGCAG GGATCCTCCCCAAGCCCACCCTCTGGGCTGAGCCAGGCTCTGTGATTACCCAGGGGAGTCCCGTGACCCTCAGGTGTCAGGGGAGCCTTCAGGCTGAGGAGTACCATCTGTATAGGGAAAACAAATCAGCATCCTGGGTTAGATGGATACAAGAGCCTGGGAAGAATGGCCAGTTCCCCATCCCATCCATCAACTTGGAACACGCAGGACGGTATCGCTGTCAGTACTACAGCCACAATCACTCATCAGAGTACAGCGACCCCCTGGAGCTGGTGATGACAG GAGCCTATAGCAAACCCACCCTCTCAGCCCTGCCCAGACCTGTGGTGACCTCAGAAGGGAATGTGACCCTCCAGTGTGGCTCACAGGTGGCATTTGACGGCTTCATTCTGTGTAAGGAAGGAGAAGATGAACACCCACAACGACTGAACTCCCATTCCCATGCCCGTGGGTGGTCCTGGGCGGTCTTCTTCGTGGGCCCTGTGAGCCCGAGTCGCAGGTGGTCATACAGGTGCTATGGTTATGACTCACGCTCTCCCTATGTGTGGTCTTTACCCAGTGATCTCTTGGAGCTCCTGGTCCCAG GTGTTTCTAAGAAGCCATCACTCTCAGTGCAGCCGGGTCCTGTCGTGGCCCCTGGGGAGAGCCTGACCCTCCAGTGTGGCTCTGATGTCGGCTATGACAGATTTGTTCTGTATAAAGAGGGAGAACGTGACTTCCTTCAGAGCCCTGGCCCACAGCCGCAGGCTGGGCTCTCCCAGGCCAACTTCACCCTGGGCCCTGTGAGCCACTCCCACGGGGGCCAGTACAGATGTTACGGTGCACACAACCTCTCCTCCGAGTGGTCGGCCCCCAGTGACCCCCTGGACATCCTGATCGCAG GACAGATCtatgacagagtctccctcttggTGCAGCCGGGCCCCACGGTGGCCTCAGGAGAGAACGTGACCCTGCTGTGTCAGTCACAGGAATGGATGCACACTTTCCTTCTGACCAAGGAGGGGGCAGCCCATCCCCTGCTGCGTCTGCGATCACAGCACCAAGCTCAGCAGAACCAGGCTGAATTCCCCATGGGTCCTGCGACCTCAGCCCACGCGGGGACCTACAGATGCTACAGCTCACTCAGCTCCAACCCGTACCTGCTGTCTCTCCCCAGTGACCCCCTGGAGCTCGTGGTCTCAG CATCCCTAGGCCAACAGCCCCAGGATTACACAGTGGAGAATCTCATCCGCATGGGCGTGGCTGGCTTGGTCCTGGTGGTCCTCGGGATTCTGCTATTTGAGGCTCAGCACAGCCAGAGAAGCCTCCAAGATGCAGCCGGGAGGTGA
- the LILRA2 gene encoding leukocyte immunoglobulin-like receptor subfamily A member 2 isoform X1: MTPILTVLICLGLSLGPRIHAQAGILPKPTLWAEPGSVITQGSPVTLRCQGSLQAEEYHLYRENKSASWVRWIQEPGKNGQFPIPSINLEHAGRYRCQYYSHNHSSEYSDPLELVMTGAYSKPTLSALPRPVVTSEGNVTLQCGSQVAFDGFILCKEGEDEHPQRLNSHSHARGWSWAVFFVGPVSPSRRWSYRCYGYDSRSPYVWSLPSDLLELLVPGVSKKPSLSVQPGPVVAPGESLTLQCGSDVGYDRFVLYKEGERDFLQSPGPQPQAGLSQANFTLGPVSHSHGGQYRCYGAHNLSSEWSAPSDPLDILIAGQIYDRVSLLVQPGPTVASGENVTLLCQSQEWMHTFLLTKEGAAHPLLRLRSQHQAQQNQAEFPMGPATSAHAGTYRCYSSLSSNPYLLSLPSDPLELVVSEAAKTFSPSQNKTDSMTTSLGQQPQDYTVENLIRMGVAGLVLVVLGILLFEAQHSQRSLQDAAGR; the protein is encoded by the exons ATGACACCCATCCTCACAGTCCTGATCTGTCTCG GGCTGAGTCTGGGCCCCAGGATCCACGCGCAGGCAG GGATCCTCCCCAAGCCCACCCTCTGGGCTGAGCCAGGCTCTGTGATTACCCAGGGGAGTCCCGTGACCCTCAGGTGTCAGGGGAGCCTTCAGGCTGAGGAGTACCATCTGTATAGGGAAAACAAATCAGCATCCTGGGTTAGATGGATACAAGAGCCTGGGAAGAATGGCCAGTTCCCCATCCCATCCATCAACTTGGAACACGCAGGACGGTATCGCTGTCAGTACTACAGCCACAATCACTCATCAGAGTACAGCGACCCCCTGGAGCTGGTGATGACAG GAGCCTATAGCAAACCCACCCTCTCAGCCCTGCCCAGACCTGTGGTGACCTCAGAAGGGAATGTGACCCTCCAGTGTGGCTCACAGGTGGCATTTGACGGCTTCATTCTGTGTAAGGAAGGAGAAGATGAACACCCACAACGACTGAACTCCCATTCCCATGCCCGTGGGTGGTCCTGGGCGGTCTTCTTCGTGGGCCCTGTGAGCCCGAGTCGCAGGTGGTCATACAGGTGCTATGGTTATGACTCACGCTCTCCCTATGTGTGGTCTTTACCCAGTGATCTCTTGGAGCTCCTGGTCCCAG GTGTTTCTAAGAAGCCATCACTCTCAGTGCAGCCGGGTCCTGTCGTGGCCCCTGGGGAGAGCCTGACCCTCCAGTGTGGCTCTGATGTCGGCTATGACAGATTTGTTCTGTATAAAGAGGGAGAACGTGACTTCCTTCAGAGCCCTGGCCCACAGCCGCAGGCTGGGCTCTCCCAGGCCAACTTCACCCTGGGCCCTGTGAGCCACTCCCACGGGGGCCAGTACAGATGTTACGGTGCACACAACCTCTCCTCCGAGTGGTCGGCCCCCAGTGACCCCCTGGACATCCTGATCGCAG GACAGATCtatgacagagtctccctcttggTGCAGCCGGGCCCCACGGTGGCCTCAGGAGAGAACGTGACCCTGCTGTGTCAGTCACAGGAATGGATGCACACTTTCCTTCTGACCAAGGAGGGGGCAGCCCATCCCCTGCTGCGTCTGCGATCACAGCACCAAGCTCAGCAGAACCAGGCTGAATTCCCCATGGGTCCTGCGACCTCAGCCCACGCGGGGACCTACAGATGCTACAGCTCACTCAGCTCCAACCCGTACCTGCTGTCTCTCCCCAGTGACCCCCTGGAGCTCGTGGTCTCAG AAGCAGCCAAGACCTTCAGCCCATCACAAAACAAGACAGACTCCATGACTA CATCCCTAGGCCAACAGCCCCAGGATTACACAGTGGAGAATCTCATCCGCATGGGCGTGGCTGGCTTGGTCCTGGTGGTCCTCGGGATTCTGCTATTTGAGGCTCAGCACAGCCAGAGAAGCCTCCAAGATGCAGCCGGGAGGTGA
- the LILRA2 gene encoding leukocyte immunoglobulin-like receptor subfamily A member 2 isoform X5, with the protein MTPILTVLICLGLSLGPRIHAQAGILPKPTLWAEPGSVITQGSPVTLRCQGSLQAEEYHLYRENKSASWVRWIQEPGKNGQFPIPSINLEHAGRYRCQYYSHNHSSEYSDPLELVMTGAYSKPTLSALPRPVVTSEGNVTLQCGSQVAFDGFILCKEGEDEHPQRLNSHSHARGWSWAVFFVGPVSPSRRWSYRCYGYDSRSPYVWSLPSDLLELLVPGVSKKPSLSVQPGPVVAPGESLTLQCGSDVGYDRFVLYKEGERDFLQSPGPQPQAGLSQANFTLGPVSHSHGGQYRCYGAHNLSSEWSAPSDPLDILIAGQIYDRVSLLVQPGPTVASGENVTLLCQSQEWMHTFLLTKEGAAHPLLRLRSQHQAQQNQAEFPMGPATSAHAGTYRCYSSLSSNPYLLSLPSDPLELVVSASLGQQPQDYTVENLIRMGVAGLVLVVLGILLFEAQHSQRSLQDAAGRPEAPSHMAVLGPHLCTPACSGPQHVTQSSSFLIVTLLDVPY; encoded by the exons ATGACACCCATCCTCACAGTCCTGATCTGTCTCG GGCTGAGTCTGGGCCCCAGGATCCACGCGCAGGCAG GGATCCTCCCCAAGCCCACCCTCTGGGCTGAGCCAGGCTCTGTGATTACCCAGGGGAGTCCCGTGACCCTCAGGTGTCAGGGGAGCCTTCAGGCTGAGGAGTACCATCTGTATAGGGAAAACAAATCAGCATCCTGGGTTAGATGGATACAAGAGCCTGGGAAGAATGGCCAGTTCCCCATCCCATCCATCAACTTGGAACACGCAGGACGGTATCGCTGTCAGTACTACAGCCACAATCACTCATCAGAGTACAGCGACCCCCTGGAGCTGGTGATGACAG GAGCCTATAGCAAACCCACCCTCTCAGCCCTGCCCAGACCTGTGGTGACCTCAGAAGGGAATGTGACCCTCCAGTGTGGCTCACAGGTGGCATTTGACGGCTTCATTCTGTGTAAGGAAGGAGAAGATGAACACCCACAACGACTGAACTCCCATTCCCATGCCCGTGGGTGGTCCTGGGCGGTCTTCTTCGTGGGCCCTGTGAGCCCGAGTCGCAGGTGGTCATACAGGTGCTATGGTTATGACTCACGCTCTCCCTATGTGTGGTCTTTACCCAGTGATCTCTTGGAGCTCCTGGTCCCAG GTGTTTCTAAGAAGCCATCACTCTCAGTGCAGCCGGGTCCTGTCGTGGCCCCTGGGGAGAGCCTGACCCTCCAGTGTGGCTCTGATGTCGGCTATGACAGATTTGTTCTGTATAAAGAGGGAGAACGTGACTTCCTTCAGAGCCCTGGCCCACAGCCGCAGGCTGGGCTCTCCCAGGCCAACTTCACCCTGGGCCCTGTGAGCCACTCCCACGGGGGCCAGTACAGATGTTACGGTGCACACAACCTCTCCTCCGAGTGGTCGGCCCCCAGTGACCCCCTGGACATCCTGATCGCAG GACAGATCtatgacagagtctccctcttggTGCAGCCGGGCCCCACGGTGGCCTCAGGAGAGAACGTGACCCTGCTGTGTCAGTCACAGGAATGGATGCACACTTTCCTTCTGACCAAGGAGGGGGCAGCCCATCCCCTGCTGCGTCTGCGATCACAGCACCAAGCTCAGCAGAACCAGGCTGAATTCCCCATGGGTCCTGCGACCTCAGCCCACGCGGGGACCTACAGATGCTACAGCTCACTCAGCTCCAACCCGTACCTGCTGTCTCTCCCCAGTGACCCCCTGGAGCTCGTGGTCTCAG CATCCCTAGGCCAACAGCCCCAGGATTACACAGTGGAGAATCTCATCCGCATGGGCGTGGCTGGCTTGGTCCTGGTGGTCCTCGGGATTCTGCTATTTGAGGCTCAGCACAGCCAGAGAAGCCTCCAAGATGCAGCCGGGAG ACCTGAGGCTCCATCCCACATGGCAGTGTTGGGTCCACACCTCTGCACACCTGCGTGCTCTGGTCCACAGCATGTGACACAGTCTTCCTCATTCCTCATTGTCACACTCCTTGATGTCCCTTACTGA
- the LILRA2 gene encoding leukocyte immunoglobulin-like receptor subfamily A member 2 isoform X6 encodes MTPILTVLICLGLSLGPRIHAQAGILPKPTLWAEPGSVITQGSPVTLRCQGSLQAEEYHLYRENKSASWVRWIQEPGKNGQFPIPSINLEHAGRYRCQYYSHNHSSEYSDPLELVMTGAYSKPTLSALPRPVVTSEGNVTLQCGSQVAFDGFILCKEGEDEHPQRLNSHSHARGWSWAVFFVGPVSPSRRWSYRCYGYDSRSPYVWSLPSDLLELLVPGVSKKPSLSVQPGPVVAPGESLTLQCGSDVGYDRFVLYKEGERDFLQSPGPQPQAGLSQANFTLGPVSHSHGGQYRCYGAHNLSSEWSAPSDPLDILIAGQIYDRVSLLVQPGPTVASGENVTLLCQSQEWMHTFLLTKEGAAHPLLRLRSQHQAQQNQAEFPMGPATSAHAGTYRCYSSLSSNPYLLSLPSDPLELVVSEPLSMSPSPTPAGSLGHLKTREEAARASVGSDCGEAGVHPRHAPLERSTSAVGATHMAPPVLTWRPLCSGHP; translated from the exons ATGACACCCATCCTCACAGTCCTGATCTGTCTCG GGCTGAGTCTGGGCCCCAGGATCCACGCGCAGGCAG GGATCCTCCCCAAGCCCACCCTCTGGGCTGAGCCAGGCTCTGTGATTACCCAGGGGAGTCCCGTGACCCTCAGGTGTCAGGGGAGCCTTCAGGCTGAGGAGTACCATCTGTATAGGGAAAACAAATCAGCATCCTGGGTTAGATGGATACAAGAGCCTGGGAAGAATGGCCAGTTCCCCATCCCATCCATCAACTTGGAACACGCAGGACGGTATCGCTGTCAGTACTACAGCCACAATCACTCATCAGAGTACAGCGACCCCCTGGAGCTGGTGATGACAG GAGCCTATAGCAAACCCACCCTCTCAGCCCTGCCCAGACCTGTGGTGACCTCAGAAGGGAATGTGACCCTCCAGTGTGGCTCACAGGTGGCATTTGACGGCTTCATTCTGTGTAAGGAAGGAGAAGATGAACACCCACAACGACTGAACTCCCATTCCCATGCCCGTGGGTGGTCCTGGGCGGTCTTCTTCGTGGGCCCTGTGAGCCCGAGTCGCAGGTGGTCATACAGGTGCTATGGTTATGACTCACGCTCTCCCTATGTGTGGTCTTTACCCAGTGATCTCTTGGAGCTCCTGGTCCCAG GTGTTTCTAAGAAGCCATCACTCTCAGTGCAGCCGGGTCCTGTCGTGGCCCCTGGGGAGAGCCTGACCCTCCAGTGTGGCTCTGATGTCGGCTATGACAGATTTGTTCTGTATAAAGAGGGAGAACGTGACTTCCTTCAGAGCCCTGGCCCACAGCCGCAGGCTGGGCTCTCCCAGGCCAACTTCACCCTGGGCCCTGTGAGCCACTCCCACGGGGGCCAGTACAGATGTTACGGTGCACACAACCTCTCCTCCGAGTGGTCGGCCCCCAGTGACCCCCTGGACATCCTGATCGCAG GACAGATCtatgacagagtctccctcttggTGCAGCCGGGCCCCACGGTGGCCTCAGGAGAGAACGTGACCCTGCTGTGTCAGTCACAGGAATGGATGCACACTTTCCTTCTGACCAAGGAGGGGGCAGCCCATCCCCTGCTGCGTCTGCGATCACAGCACCAAGCTCAGCAGAACCAGGCTGAATTCCCCATGGGTCCTGCGACCTCAGCCCACGCGGGGACCTACAGATGCTACAGCTCACTCAGCTCCAACCCGTACCTGCTGTCTCTCCCCAGTGACCCCCTGGAGCTCGTGGTCTCAG AGCCCCTGAGTATGAGCCCTTCACCCACACCTGCGGGGTCCCTGGGCCATCTCAAGACAAGAGAGGAGGCTGCTCGGGCCTCGGTGGGATCTGACTGTGGTGAGGCTGGAGTCCACCCCAGACATGCTCCTTTAGAGAGAAGCACCTCAGCTGTGGGTGCCACTCACATGGCCCCTCCTGTGCTCACCTGGAGGCCTCTGTGCTCAGGGCACCCCTGA
- the LILRA2 gene encoding leukocyte immunoglobulin-like receptor subfamily A member 2 isoform X3 produces the protein MTPILTVLICLGILPKPTLWAEPGSVITQGSPVTLRCQGSLQAEEYHLYRENKSASWVRWIQEPGKNGQFPIPSINLEHAGRYRCQYYSHNHSSEYSDPLELVMTGAYSKPTLSALPRPVVTSEGNVTLQCGSQVAFDGFILCKEGEDEHPQRLNSHSHARGWSWAVFFVGPVSPSRRWSYRCYGYDSRSPYVWSLPSDLLELLVPGVSKKPSLSVQPGPVVAPGESLTLQCGSDVGYDRFVLYKEGERDFLQSPGPQPQAGLSQANFTLGPVSHSHGGQYRCYGAHNLSSEWSAPSDPLDILIAGQIYDRVSLLVQPGPTVASGENVTLLCQSQEWMHTFLLTKEGAAHPLLRLRSQHQAQQNQAEFPMGPATSAHAGTYRCYSSLSSNPYLLSLPSDPLELVVSASLGQQPQDYTVENLIRMGVAGLVLVVLGILLFEAQHSQRSLQDAAGR, from the exons ATGACACCCATCCTCACAGTCCTGATCTGTCTCG GGATCCTCCCCAAGCCCACCCTCTGGGCTGAGCCAGGCTCTGTGATTACCCAGGGGAGTCCCGTGACCCTCAGGTGTCAGGGGAGCCTTCAGGCTGAGGAGTACCATCTGTATAGGGAAAACAAATCAGCATCCTGGGTTAGATGGATACAAGAGCCTGGGAAGAATGGCCAGTTCCCCATCCCATCCATCAACTTGGAACACGCAGGACGGTATCGCTGTCAGTACTACAGCCACAATCACTCATCAGAGTACAGCGACCCCCTGGAGCTGGTGATGACAG GAGCCTATAGCAAACCCACCCTCTCAGCCCTGCCCAGACCTGTGGTGACCTCAGAAGGGAATGTGACCCTCCAGTGTGGCTCACAGGTGGCATTTGACGGCTTCATTCTGTGTAAGGAAGGAGAAGATGAACACCCACAACGACTGAACTCCCATTCCCATGCCCGTGGGTGGTCCTGGGCGGTCTTCTTCGTGGGCCCTGTGAGCCCGAGTCGCAGGTGGTCATACAGGTGCTATGGTTATGACTCACGCTCTCCCTATGTGTGGTCTTTACCCAGTGATCTCTTGGAGCTCCTGGTCCCAG GTGTTTCTAAGAAGCCATCACTCTCAGTGCAGCCGGGTCCTGTCGTGGCCCCTGGGGAGAGCCTGACCCTCCAGTGTGGCTCTGATGTCGGCTATGACAGATTTGTTCTGTATAAAGAGGGAGAACGTGACTTCCTTCAGAGCCCTGGCCCACAGCCGCAGGCTGGGCTCTCCCAGGCCAACTTCACCCTGGGCCCTGTGAGCCACTCCCACGGGGGCCAGTACAGATGTTACGGTGCACACAACCTCTCCTCCGAGTGGTCGGCCCCCAGTGACCCCCTGGACATCCTGATCGCAG GACAGATCtatgacagagtctccctcttggTGCAGCCGGGCCCCACGGTGGCCTCAGGAGAGAACGTGACCCTGCTGTGTCAGTCACAGGAATGGATGCACACTTTCCTTCTGACCAAGGAGGGGGCAGCCCATCCCCTGCTGCGTCTGCGATCACAGCACCAAGCTCAGCAGAACCAGGCTGAATTCCCCATGGGTCCTGCGACCTCAGCCCACGCGGGGACCTACAGATGCTACAGCTCACTCAGCTCCAACCCGTACCTGCTGTCTCTCCCCAGTGACCCCCTGGAGCTCGTGGTCTCAG CATCCCTAGGCCAACAGCCCCAGGATTACACAGTGGAGAATCTCATCCGCATGGGCGTGGCTGGCTTGGTCCTGGTGGTCCTCGGGATTCTGCTATTTGAGGCTCAGCACAGCCAGAGAAGCCTCCAAGATGCAGCCGGGAGGTGA
- the LILRA1 gene encoding LOW QUALITY PROTEIN: leukocyte immunoglobulin-like receptor subfamily A member 1 (The sequence of the model RefSeq protein was modified relative to this genomic sequence to represent the inferred CDS: inserted 1 base in 1 codon), with amino-acid sequence MTAMHRGLIHLQSRRVGGDAMTPILTVLICLGLSLGPRTHVQAGTLPKPTLWAEPGSVITQGSPVTLRCQGSLETQEYHLYREKKTAPWITRIPQELVKKGQFPIPSITWEHAGRYGCFSGSYTAGRSEPSDPLELVVTGAYNKPTLSALPSPVVTSGGNVTLQCGSQVAFDGFILCKEGEDEHPQCLNSQPRTRGWSQAVFSVGPMSPSRRWLYRCYGYDSRSPYVWSLPSDLLELLVPGVSKKPSLSVQPGPVVAPGESLTLQCGSDVGYDRFALYKEGERDLLQRPGRQPQAGLSQANFTLGPVSRSHRGQYRCSGAHNLSSEWSAPSDPLDILIAGQIPARPSLSVQPGPTVASGENVTLLCQSQGWMHTFLLTKDGAADPPLHLKSKLQSHKYQAEFPMSPVTSAHAGTYRCYGSISSNAYLLTHPSEPLELMVSGAAETLSPPQNKSDSKAGAANTLSPSQNKTASHPQDHTVENLIRMGLAGLVLVVLGILLFEARHSQRXPPRCSQEVNRREKNVPFRVVEPREQI; translated from the exons ATGACTGCCATG CATCGAGGGCTCATCCATCTGCAGAGCAGGAGAGTGGGAGGAGACGCCATGACCCCAATCCTCACAGTCCTGATCTGTCTCG GGCTGAGTCTGGGCCCCAGGACACACGTGCAGGCAG GGACCCTCCCCAAGCCCACCCTCTGGGCTGAGCCAGGCTCTGTGATTACCCAGGGGAGTCCCGTGACCCTCAGGTGTCAGGGGAGCCTGGAGACCCAGGAGTACCATctatatagagaaaagaaaacagcaccCTGGATTACACGGATCCCACAGGAGCTTGTGAAGAAGGGCCAGTTCCCCATCCCATCAATCACCTGGGAACACGCAGGGCGGTATGGCTGTTTCTCCGGTAGCTACACTGCAGGCCGGTCAGAGCCCAGTGACCCCCTGGAGCTGGTGGTAACAG GAGCCTACAACAAACCCACCCTCtcagccctgcccagccctgtGGTGACCTCAGGAGGGAATGTGACTCTCCAGTGTGGCTCACAGGTGGCATTTGACGGCTTCATTCTGTGTAAGGAAGGAGAAGATGAACACCCACAATGCCTGAACTCTCAGCCCCGTACCCGTGGGTGGTCCCAGGCCGTTTTCTCCGTGGGCCCCATGAGCCCGAGTCGCAGGTGGTTGTACAGGTGCTATGGTTATGACTCACGCTCTCCCTATGTGTGGTCTTTACCCAGTGATCTCCTGGAGCTCCTGGTCCCAG GTGTTTCTAAGAAGCCATCACTCTCAGTGCAGCCAGGCCCTGTCGTGGCCCCTGGGGAGAGCCTGACCCTCCAGTGTGGCTCTGATGTCGGCTATGACAGATTCGCTCTGTACAAGGAGGGAGAACGTGACTTACTCCAGCGCCCTGGCCGGCAGCCCCAGGCTGGGCTCTCCCAGGCCAACTTCACCCTGGGCCCTGTGAGCCGCTCCCACAGGGGCCAGTACAGATGCTCCGGTGCACACAACCTCTCCTCTGAGTGGTCGGCCCCCAGTGACCCCCTGGACATCCTGATCGCAG GACAGATCCCTGCCAGACCCTCCCTCTCAGTGCAGCCGGGCCCCACGGTGGCCTCAGGAGAGAACGTGACCCTGCTGTGTCAGTCACAGGGATGGATGCACACTTTCCTTCTGACTAAGGATGGGGCAGCTGATCCCCCACTGCATCTAAAATCAAAGCTCCAGTCTCATAAGTACCAGGCTGAATTCCCCATGAGTCCTGTGACCTCGGCCCATGCAGGAACCTACAGGTGCTATGGCTCAATCAGCTCCAACGCCTACCTGCTGACTCACCCAAGTGAGCCCCTGGAGCTCATGGTCTCAG GAGCAGCTGAGACCCTCAGCCCACCACAAAACAAGTCCGACTCCAAGGCTG GAGCAGCTAACACTCTCAGCCCATCACAAAACAAGACTG CTTCACACCCCCAGGATCACACAGTGGAGAATCTCATCCGCATGGGCTTGGCTGGCTTGGTCCTGGTGGTCCTCGGGATTCTGCTATTTGAGGCTCGGCACAGCCAGA AGCCTCCAAGATGCAGCCAGGAGGtgaacaggagagagaagaatgtacCCTTCAGAGTGGTGGAGCCTCGGGAACAGATCTGA